A portion of the Cryptomeria japonica chromosome 5, Sugi_1.0, whole genome shotgun sequence genome contains these proteins:
- the LOC131065144 gene encoding LOW QUALITY PROTEIN: 17.8 kDa class I heat shock protein (The sequence of the model RefSeq protein was modified relative to this genomic sequence to represent the inferred CDS: substituted 1 base at 1 genomic stop codon): MSLIPSLWGRRSSPVYDPFSLDVWDPFQVFDSSIFKDIARPSTDFARDAAAIANTQIDWKETPDAHVFKADLPGLKKEEVKIEVEDGRILQISGERSKEEEQKNEKYHRIERSXGRFLRRFRLPENVKVDEVKAGMENGVLTVTVPKQPQPQPQPEVKSIEISG, translated from the exons ATGTCTCTCATTCCAAGTCTCTGGGGCAGGAGATCCTCGCCTGTGTACGATCCATTTTCACTGGATGTGTGGGATCCTTTTCAGGTTTTTGATTCCTCAATCTTCAAGGACATAGCAAGACCCTCCACGGATTTTGCAAGGGATGCAGCGGCCATAGCGAATACGCAGATCGATTGGAAGGAAACTCCTGATGCTCACGTTTTCAAGGCCGATCTTCCTG GACTGAAGAAAGAGGAGGTGAAAATAGAAGTGGAAGACGGCCGTATTCTTCAGATAAGTGGAGAACGCAGCAAAGAAGAGGAGCAGAAGAACGAGAAATATCACCGTATTGAACGGTCGTGAGGTAGATTCCTGAGGCGTTTCAGGCTTCCTGagaatgtgaaggtggatgaggtCAAAGCTGGCATGGAAAATGGAGTTCTCACTGTGACAGTACCGAAGCAGCCTCAGCCTCAGCCTCAGCCTGAAGTGAAATCTATTGAAATTTCTGGCTAA